gatattagggtttatagggtttagatattagggtttagaaatttagggtttagggtttacatttagggtttagatttaggatttagattgactttttaacacgaacggtttagagtttagggtttagggtttggtgttttgggtttatggatcaatggggaagtaaccaatcgtatCATCAAGCGTTCCGTTTTCAAAATGGGATTTGACCAAACCAGATAGCATTAATCCTGACCCTTCTGTCTCCATAAAAGCCCTCTTTCCACATAAGACTTCGAATAATACAACACCGAAGGAATACACATCTGACTTGTGAGTCACACTACTAGATTCAATATATTTAGGATCAACATACCCTTTCATGCCACATGGCTGAGCAAAAAGATAAAGATCCCTTCCAGCTTTTGTGCTTCTCATGGAAAGTTCAAACCCAGCTAACTTGGGTTGCCAGCTGTCATCTAGTAAGATTTTTGAGCTCCTGACGTTACGATGTACGATGCTAAAATCACGTGCCTCATCATAATGAATATAACTGATTGCACGCGCAACGCCAACACGTATTTGCAATCTCTGCATCCACGTAAGAGTAATTGGGTCACCTATGTACCTGTCAAGACTTCCATTGGCCTCATACTTATTTACTAAAATCATCTCATTATTCTCGTAACAAAACCCAACAAAATGTACCAGATTTTGATGTCTGAGACTAGAAAGCATCGAAATCACTCTCCAAAACTCTTTGCTTCCCAACCCATCTAACTTCCGTGCAACGATATCGATCAATTGCTCATGATGAAAAAGTTTTCCCTTGTAGATTTTCCCAAATCCACCTTGTCCAATTAAACTTTCATCCAAAAAGTTGTTGGTCGCGCTTTGTACATCTTTAAGGGGAATTTGTAAGTGGGCAAAGCCATTGAGTATAGACATGATGTTTATACTTGTAAATGTAACTCAAAACTCGAATCTTATTTCCACACACAAACTAATTTTGATTGAAACACACACAAACACTATCAAATTGTAACCACCTCACTCACACTATGTAATTTCAGCACTTAGTAATTCATACTTGCAGAGTCATCTTCAAACCTACAGCATATtagtcatcatcttcatcgatcCAGCAGCTGATTTCGTAATCGTAATCTCTGTTCTTCGCAGTTTGACCGTAGTTGACCTTTAGAGCAAACGTTTGATTCAGCTGATTTTAGATCCAAGTGAAAGTTGTTACAGGTTCACAATCGTTCACTTAAGCTTCGTCAATCAATAAATCACAGCTGGAATTCGAAATCTTACTAGAATCTGGAATTATTTGATCGAAAAGTGAAAAGAAACAGGTTGAGATTcacagagtttcagatcgattcaCAGGATTCTGTAACTGTAGATGTCTTGAAAATCATCACGTTACCGTACCTGGAGCATCAATTTAATCTGAAAACTCATTTAGATCAGAAGCACAAAGTTGAATCAATTTGTGGCGCTAAACTGCTCTTCGTTTAATTCACTGATATTGTGTGCTTATTTTGTTGATTGTTATTAGATATTAGATTCGTACTCACTAAATAACAGGGATTACTTAGCTTGATTTTAAGCAATAATGTAACAACCCCTTTCTTTTtaagtattattttattttattattgtagGTAGGGCTAAAATGGTAATTTGAGTTAAATACCCATTTGGATAAAAATTGGGCAGTAGCCCCTTCTTCGCATTTCTGGAAGTTTCAAGAAATTTTAGAGAGAGGAGGAGAGAGAGGGGTGACGGGTTAGAGGTGATCAAGCAAGAAAACTTCAAATTTCTCCAATCATTTCGGTTTTTGGGTGTAATCAATCATCCCAACACTAGCTATGATCATTGGAGTTCAAGATTTCTTCATGTTCTTCATCTCCTTGGTGATTTCGGGGGTTTTGTAACCATAGACTTGAGGTATGAGTTTTATTGTTTTAAAAGTCGATTTTATGTGTTTAGATGATGTTGTTAGTGTTAAAATGAAATTTATAACTTCATACAAACCCCAACTCGAATTTGTAAATTGAGGTTTTTGTAGGTTAAAAGTTTGGGATGATGATGAACTAGTGAAATTGTAGTTTAAATGGGTTGTGCACAAAATACTAAAATTTTTGATGAAGTACTGTAAATTCAAGAGGTTTGATTAAATATGGATTTTTTGGTTAGTAAGATGATGATTTTGTAAAGAAATGAATTGAAAGTTGATAAAGGGTGACTTGTTGATTTAAGTCAAGAAACTAATTTCACTATATTGTCTATGAGAAACTTGTGGTTAATAATTTGTTAAGTCTagaaatatgattttttttttttttagtaagtGTGACTAAGATGACTTTTGAGTATGAAAGTAAAAAAAAATTCTGTTAGGGTCTGTTTGGAAAGACTTGTAGTAATAAGTCTTAAGGTTTGCTAAATGTTGTCAAAAGTGTGTTTTGTGGAGTTTAAAAGATAAACCTCGAGTACATTTGACTTTGTTTGACTAAAtgggtttagttaattaaaatgggtGAACCCTAGTATGGTTAGACTTGTTAAGTACCTAATGTGATGAATTATTATGAAATTGAGTTTGATAAAGAATTGAGAAGACTTATGAATATTAAGTCTTGTGTTTTGTTAAAgaagtcaaaatgggttttgtgggtCAATTTGAGTTGGTGAAATGGGAAGACTTATGGTTATAAGTCATGGGCTTAGTCAAAAGATGCTAGAGATGTGATTGAGGGTTTAATGATGAACCTTAAATAGTTGGTCTAGAAAGATATAATGATTATGTTGTGATGTGTATATGTGTATTCTTGTATACTAGGTTGATTTGCTTGGAAGTTGATTATGGATCGTGCTTTGTTGAAGTTGAAAGTCTTGCAGG
This genomic stretch from Rutidosis leptorrhynchoides isolate AG116_Rl617_1_P2 chromosome 11, CSIRO_AGI_Rlap_v1, whole genome shotgun sequence harbors:
- the LOC139876129 gene encoding receptor-like protein kinase HERK 1, producing MSILNGFAHLQIPLKDVQSATNNFLDESLIGQGGFGKIYKGKLFHHEQLIDIVARKLDGLGSKEFWRVISMLSSLRHQNLVHFVGFCYENNEMILVNKYEANGSLDRYIGDPITLTWMQRLQIRVGVARAISYIHYDEARDFSIVHRNVRSSKILLDDSWQPKLAGFELSMRSTKAGRDLYLFAQPCGMKGYVDPKYIESSSVTHKSDVYSFGVVLFEVLCGKRAFMETEGSGLMLSGLVKSHFENGTLDDTIA